Proteins from one Diorhabda carinulata isolate Delta chromosome 10, icDioCari1.1, whole genome shotgun sequence genomic window:
- the LOC130898922 gene encoding uncharacterized protein LOC130898922 codes for MFKFFAVLAFALSTVSSGTVKHKKEPVVLEPYPEGSYVSYSHFDDNSLGGHGHGHVDYDTGKASGAELASLAHNSALQANNAVQSQHTAGSQAAFGIKSSLASAAHGAAQAAQAALVGKQALASNLKRQLYEAQQQLQGEVALYQQTQATAQAAENTAHQAQSQLNALTAAVTAAQAGAQQASQAAGEAAQAAAAQHAMVVEAKQRINQISAQLQNCLADLHQTEQAAQKAAASAHLAQSNAAAAGAAAAAHGKNYGGYDYHH; via the exons ATGTTCAAGTTTTTCGCCGTTCTCGCATTTGCTT TATCAACAGTTTCTTCAGGAACTGTGAAGCATAAAAAAGAACCCGTAGTTCTTGAACCGTATCCAGAAGGTTCCTACGTTTCCTACAGTCACTTCGATGATAATAGTCTGGGAGGTCACGGACACGGTCACGTAGACTACGACACCGGAAAAGCTAGTGGTGCTGAATTAGCTAGTCTGGCACATAACTCAGCTTTACAAGCTAATAATGCAGTACAAAGTCAACATACAGCTGGAAGTCAAGCTGCTTTCGGAATAAAAAGCAGTTTAGCCAGTGCTGCTCATGGG GCCGCGCAAGCCGCACAAGCCGCTTTAGTAGGTAAACAAGCTCTTGCTAGTAATTTGAAGAGACAATTATACGAAGCTCAACAACAGCTCCAAGGTGAAGTAGCTTTATATCAACAAACCCAAGCCACGGCTCAAGCTGCCGAAAATACCGCCCACCAAGCCCAATCTCAATTGAACGCTTTAACGGCCGCAGTGACTGCTGCTCAAGCTGGAGCCCAGCAAGCTAGTCAAGCTGCTGGTGAAGCCGCGCAAGCTGCCGCCGCCCAGCACGCTATGGTGGTCGAAGCTAAGCAACGCATCAACCAGATCTCCGCCCAACTTCAGAATTGTTTGGCCGATTTACATCAAACCGAACAGGCAGCTCAAAAAGCGGCCGCTTCGGCGCATCTGGCTCAATCCAACGCAGCTGCTGCGGGGGCTGCGGCCGCCGCCCACGGAAAAAATTACGGAGGATACGACTATCATCATTAG
- the LOC130898923 gene encoding E3 ubiquitin-protein ligase RING2 homolog spat-3-like gives MIKICMVIAIVITVCTSAVKHKKETAVFDPFPESSYTSYSHYNGNEDHGHVDYDTGKATGAELASLAHNSALQANNAVQSQHTAGSQAAFGIKSSLASAAHGAAQAAQAALVGKRALASNLKRQLAEAQQQLQGEVALYQQTQATAQAAESTAHQAQSQLNSLTAAVTAAQEGAQQASQAARDAAQAAAAQHAMVVEAKQRINQLSSQLQNCIADLHQTEAAAEKASAAAHLAQSNAAAAGAAAAGHGKHYGGFH, from the exons ATGATCAAGATTTGTATGGTGATTGCTATTGTAATAACAGTATGTACTTCTGCTGTGAAACATAAGAAAGAAACCGCAGTTTTTGATCCGTTTCCAGAAAGTTCTTACACGTCTTATAGTCACTACAATGGAAATGAAGATCATGGACACGTTGACTACGACACCGGTAAAGCTACTGGTGCTGAATTAGCTAGTCTGGCACATAACTCAGCTTTACAAGCTAATAATGCAGTACAAAGTCAACATACAGCTGGAAGTCAAGCTGCTTTCGGAATAAAAAGCAGTTTAGCCAGTGCTGCTCATGGG GCCGCGCAAGCTGCACAAGCCGCTTTAGTAGGTAAACGAGCTCTGGCTAGTAATTTGAAGAGACAGTTAGCCGAAGCCCAACAACAGCTTCAAGGTGAAGTAGCTTTATATCAACAAACCCAAGCTACGGCTCAAGCTGCCGAAAGTACCGCCCACCAAGCCCAATCTCAACTGAATTCGTTAACAGCGGCAGTAACAGCAGCCCAAGAAGGAGCCCAACAAGCCAGTCAGGCAGCTAGAGACGCAGCTCAAGCTGCAGCCGCGCAACACGCAATGGTCGTCGAAGCCAAACAACGTATTAATCAGTTGTCTTCGCAGCTTCAGAATTGTATAGCTGATTTGCACCAGACCGAAGCGGCGGCAGAAAAAGCTTCCGCCGCGGCTCATTTAGCTCAATCGAACGCTGCGGCTGCCGGAGCCGCAGCTGCAGGTCACGGTAAACACTACGGAGGATttcactaa
- the LOC130898728 gene encoding cysteine dioxygenase type 1 codes for MEVCVLNKHEQEEYDIKFYKEMGSNLPVINNLDDLIRELRQIFSSDKVNIDLVHYVMKSYKSTPSDWKKFAKFDRFRYTRNLVDHGNGKYNLMTLCWGEGHGSAIHDHANSHCFMKILQGSLEEIRFEWPKGKDEQMKEISRKQLRLNDVAYINDSLGLHRVENASSFDTAISLHLYCPPYNKCTVFNQSTGHTSTASVTFYSTFGKRNKESKEIIEPEDN; via the exons ATGGAAGTTTGCGTTCTTAATAAACACGAACAGGAGGAGTAcgatataaagttttataaaGAAATGGGAAGTAATTTGCCCGTGATTAATAATTTGGACGATTTGATAAGGGAATTGAGACAAATTTTTAGCAGTGACAAGGTTAATATCGATTTAGTACATTACGTCATGAAATCGTACAAATCGACACCGTCTGATTGGAAGAAATTCGCTAAATTTGATAGATTCAG ATATACGAGGAACTTGGTTGACCACGGTAACGGGAAATATAATCTAATGACGCTCTGTTGGGGCGAAGGACATGGTTCCGCTATCCACGATCACGCCAATTCTcattgttttatgaaaatacttCAAGGGTCATTAGAAGAGATCAGGTTCGAATGGCCGAAGGGAAAAGATGAACAGATGAAGGAGATCAGTAGGAAGCAGTTACGACTTAACGACGTGGCGTATATAAACG ATTCGTTAGGATTACATCGAGTAGAAAACGCGTCGAGCTTCGACACAGCTATAAGTTTACATTTATATTGTCCCCCGTATAACAAATGTACAGTTTTTAATCAAAGTACTGGACATACATCGACGGCTTCCGTTACATTTTATTCCACTTTCGGAAAACGTAACAAA gaaagCAAGGAAATTATTGAACCCGAGGATAATTGA
- the LOC130898727 gene encoding uncharacterized protein LOC130898727, with product MSVTFCNHKIRYKKLPNRCSEDNLSESSFLSERFCYEVLGKPCVDLKKKSSFPRTLSNRSNFNKNFKIPKQNFAVYNLMEESNFRRMDKSNQNIDVESEKIMEGSFDSRISDVKKENSKMNSIYESAEYIVAEDDRSTSRRSESIKNGSDREKQSIESIKNITDREQLSIESIKNVTDREKQSIESIKNGMDREKRSIESNMNERLSSTVSKDLSYPRSSFKPNAVDELGRLSNEPSPHINEKKWNKRYSKEGEISNRDFSPCYCNTDSQTSYPSILKQNRRSATSNIDKYPVKESRWSASKQRYVDAVQQTSDNRFVSNTNTKESITVPLVDNSVNTINTETASVQITELNSSKVQTTDSSTTPDDEVCFRPIQKLCHCQENRNDCLHYHKRDQNRFSASDRVVNIETNVTVPPIMSHVFRKPQTKHNSYTLPSETRGYIQGDTRNIRNSYTAGMPIQTDTSDLIGYSEDDVSDDYRSENGDVDRYRWYTRNNTECPKYFVNDDEKYGAPYEGCRCCQNRKKTVPITSRTSRYYRPRPPPIDYDLTSSEEDFYLDLDDNSDDNYFDYHENRPTRHRGLPYQTNDQYMDLVQELEETLQTRNKTRVQRARNEFEYKSRLNEPLEKPIIDYEEPSDSEETLIKKISELAEKRRIDHNRFPCKGKACCNCVLKNDVKYARSSSKPTVKPPKKKKKQWVLNNKTGEWYKAPSGDSIMNKRESLNKNHECGCNCKCGRLK from the exons ATGTCAGTTACATTTTGCAATCACAAAattagatacaaaaaattacCTAACCGTTGTTCTGAAGATAATCTTTCGGAAAGCAGTTTCTTAAGCGAAAGATTTTGTTACGAAGTTTTAGGAAAACCCTGtgtcgatttaaaaaaaaaatccagtTTTCCTCGAACGTTATCCAATAGgtcgaattttaacaaaaattttaaaattccaaaacaAAATT TTGCAGTGTACAACTTGATGGAAGAATCAAACTTTCGACGAATGGACAAATCTAATCAAAATATCGATGTTGAATCGGAAAAAATCATGGAGGGTAGTTTCGATTCACGAATTTCTGATGTTAAGaaagaaaattctaaaatgaatTCAATATACGAATCGGCTGAATATATCGTTGCCGAAGATGATCGGTCGACATCGAGACGAAGCGAATCGATCAAAAATGGCAGTGATCGTGAAAAACAATCGATtgaatctattaaaaatatcacgGATCGTGAACAACTTTCGATTGAATCGATTAAAAATGTCACGGATCGTGAAAAACAATCCATTGAATCGATTAAAAATGGCATGGACCGTGAAAAACGTTCGATTGAATCGAACATGAACGAACGATTATCTTCTACTGTGTCAAAGGACTTATCGTATCCTCGTTCTTCCTTTAAGCCGAATGCAGTTGACGAATTGGGAAG GTTAAGTAACGAACCCTCACCCCATATAAATGAGAAGAAATGGAATAAGAGGTATTCAAAAGAGGGGGAGATTTCTAATAGAG aCTTCTCTCCTTGCTACTGCAACACCGATTCCCAAACTAGTTATCCCtccattttgaaacaaaatcgTCGTTCCGCGACATCGAACATAGACAAATACCCCGTCAAAGAGAGTAGATGGAGCGCGTCGAAACAAAGATATGTAGACGCAGTTCAACAAACTTCGGATAATCGATTCGTTTCGAATACCAATACGAAAGAATCGATTACCGTTCCTCTTGTCGATAACAGCGTTAATACGATTAATACCGAAACCGCCAGTGTTCAAATCACAGAACTAAATTCGAGTAAAGTGCAAACTACGGATAGTTCGACTACGCCAGATGATGAAGTTTGCTTCAGACCGATACAAAAATTATGTCATTGTCAAGAGAATCGAAATGATTG TTTGCACTATCATAAAAGAGATCAAAATCGTTTTTCCGCTTCGGATCGTGTCGTTAATATAGAAACGAACGTCACCGTACCTCCAATAATGAGTCACGTTTTCCGAAAACCTCAGACGAAGCACAATTCCTACACTTTACCTTCCGAAACTCGCggatatatacagggtgatacgCGGAATATTAGAAACAGTTATACAGCCGGTATGCCGATTCAAACGGATACTTCAGATTTGATTGGTTATTCAGAAGATGACGTATCCGATGATTACCGGTCGGAAAATGGGGACGTCGATCGATATCGATGGTATACTAGGAATAATACCGAGTGTCCCAAATATTTCGTCAATGACGATGAAAAATATGGCGCGCCCTATGAAGGATGTCG atGTTgccaaaatagaaaaaaaaccgTTCCAATTACGTCGAGAACGTCCAGATATTACCGCCCACGCCCGCCTCCCATAGATTACGATTTAACGAGCTCCGAGGAGGATTTTTATCTCGATCTCGACGATAATAGTGACGATAATTATTTCGATTATCACGAAAATAGACCTACaag ACATAGAGGTTTACCTTATCAAACCAACGACCAGTACATGGATTTGGTACAGGAGCTCGAAGAAACCCTACAAACGAGAAATAAAACGAGAGTACAAAGGGCCCGAAACGAATTCGAATATAAAAGCAGATTGAACGAACCTTTGGAAAAACCGATAATCGATTACGAAGAACCGAGCGATAGCGAGGAAActctcattaaaaaaatttcggaaTTAGCCGAAAAGAG GAGAATCGATCATAATCGATTTCCTTGTAAAGGAAAAGCGTGTTGCAATTGCGTGTTGAAAAATGACGTTAAATATGCGCGTTCTTCTTCTAAACCTACGGTCAAACCgccgaaaaagaagaagaaacagtgGGTGTTGAATAATAAAACGGGAGAATGGTATAAAGCGCCATCTGGCGATTCGATTATGAACAAAAGGGAATCTTTGAACAAGAATCACGAATGCGGGTGTAATTGTAAATGTGGTAGACTCAAATAA